Proteins from a genomic interval of Sphingobacterium sp. SYP-B4668:
- a CDS encoding DUF7507 domain-containing protein, with translation MESTPEDPNNPGSGDPDPGKTPGDPTVVEADDTASYTLVKGAKLTTDNGTVGKADVNDVITYTFTVKNTGKVTLKNVTVSDPLANLSTISPASAASLAPGASATFTATYTVVQTDVDRGSVENVATVNGKGPDGTTTVPPVESTPEDPANPGSGDPDPGKTPGDPTVVEADDTASYTLVKGAKLTTDNGTVGKADVNDVITYTFTVKNTGKVTLKNVTVSDPLANLSTISPASAASLAPGASATFTATYTVVQTDVDRGSVENVATVNGKGPDGTTTVPPVESTPEDPANPGSGDPDPGKTPGDPTVVEADDTASYTLVKGAELTTDNGTVGKADVNDVITYTFTVKNTGKVTLKNVTVSDPLANLSAISPASAASLAPGATATFTATYRVVQTDVDRGSVENVATVNGKGPDGTTTVPPVESTPEDPNNPGTPDPGKTPGDPTTVEADDAGELKVVKTSLPVTGFLHAGDKIEYLIEVSNTGKVTLFDVVVTDANADVKNVGTIAKLEVGKTVQLTAFHTITQADMIKGFVSNIAKAEGKDPKDNPVTGESTSGNTPNPGDPTDPNCADCTITPLPWVPIEAVVDTPPAINGKDGGQTPNVLDNDKLNNKPVDPKDVVITVEKPADPKTPGVPVPTLDPKTGVVTVGPETPAGEYEITYKICEVLNPNNCSTTTVTIVVEAPLIEAVVDTPPAINGKDGGKTPNVLDNDKLNNTPVDPKDVVITVEKPADPKTPGAPVPTLDPKTGVVTVDPETPAGEYEITYKICEVLNPNNCSTTTVTIVVDAPPIEAVVDTPPAINGKDGGQTPNVLDNDKLNNKPVDPKDVVVTVEKPADPKTPGAAVPTLDPKTGIVTVAPGTPAGEYEITYKICEVLNPNNCSTTTVSIVVEAAPIEAVVDTPPAINGKDGGQTPNVLDNDKLNNKPVDPKDVVVTVEKPADPKTPGAAVPTLDPSTGIVTVAPGTPAGEYEITYKICEVLNPNNCSTTTVTIVVEAAPIEAVVDTPPAINGKDGGQTPSVLDNDKLNGKPVNPKDVVLTPGVSPENGIVMNPDGTITVGPETPAGTYEYPYTICEVLNPKNCNSTTVTIVVEAPAMEANDDNFEVEWNKKTVTVTESVLTNDRYNKGAVNLEEVTLKPGVPSHSGLNMNPDGTINIAAGTRPGTYEYPYTICDKLNPDVCKDAIATIVITSELHIPNIFTPNGDGYNEKFEIIGSEGFDRISVTIVNRWGNEVYRNANYNNNWAGEGLNDGTYYYIIETTKGSAQQVHKGWVLIKRN, from the coding sequence GTGGAATCTACCCCTGAAGATCCTAACAATCCGGGCAGCGGCGATCCAGATCCGGGCAAGACACCTGGCGATCCTACGGTTGTTGAAGCAGATGATACAGCATCTTACACCTTAGTTAAAGGCGCTAAGCTTACTACCGATAACGGTACAGTGGGTAAGGCGGATGTCAATGATGTGATTACGTATACCTTTACGGTTAAGAATACAGGTAAGGTTACGTTGAAAAACGTTACGGTTAGTGACCCTCTTGCGAACCTGAGTACTATCAGCCCAGCTTCTGCTGCTAGTTTAGCTCCTGGTGCTAGTGCTACCTTTACAGCTACATACACGGTTGTTCAGACTGATGTCGACCGTGGTTCAGTAGAGAACGTTGCTACGGTTAACGGTAAGGGCCCTGACGGTACAACAACTGTTCCTCCGGTGGAATCTACCCCTGAAGATCCTGCCAATCCGGGCAGCGGCGATCCAGATCCGGGCAAGACACCTGGCGATCCTACGGTTGTTGAAGCAGATGATACAGCATCTTACACCTTAGTTAAAGGCGCTAAGCTTACTACCGATAACGGTACAGTGGGTAAGGCGGATGTCAATGATGTGATTACGTATACCTTTACGGTTAAGAATACAGGTAAGGTTACGTTGAAAAACGTAACGGTTAGTGACCCTCTTGCGAACCTGAGTACTATCAGCCCAGCTTCTGCTGCTAGTTTAGCTCCTGGTGCTAGTGCTACCTTTACAGCTACATACACGGTTGTTCAGACAGACGTTGATCGCGGTTCAGTAGAGAACGTTGCTACGGTTAACGGTAAGGGCCCTGACGGTACAACAACTGTTCCTCCGGTGGAATCTACCCCTGAAGATCCTGCCAATCCGGGCAGCGGCGATCCAGATCCGGGCAAGACACCTGGCGATCCTACGGTTGTTGAAGCAGATGATACAGCATCTTACACCTTAGTTAAAGGCGCTGAGCTTACTACCGATAACGGTACAGTGGGTAAGGCGGATGTCAATGATGTGATTACATATACCTTTACGGTTAAGAATACAGGTAAGGTTACGTTGAAAAACGTTACGGTTAGTGACCCTCTTGCGAACCTGAGTGCTATCAGCCCAGCTTCTGCTGCTAGTTTAGCTCCTGGTGCTACGGCTACGTTTACCGCTACATATAGGGTTGTTCAGACTGATGTCGACCGCGGTTCAGTAGAGAACGTTGCTACGGTTAACGGTAAGGGCCCTGACGGTACAACAACTGTTCCTCCGGTGGAATCTACCCCTGAAGATCCTAACAATCCAGGTACACCAGATCCGGGCAAGACACCTGGCGATCCTACTACTGTTGAAGCAGATGATGCAGGAGAGCTTAAGGTCGTGAAAACGAGTCTTCCAGTAACAGGGTTTTTGCACGCTGGTGATAAAATTGAATATTTAATAGAAGTTAGTAATACGGGTAAGGTCACGTTATTTGATGTTGTTGTAACGGATGCTAATGCCGATGTTAAAAATGTTGGAACTATTGCAAAATTAGAGGTAGGGAAAACGGTACAGTTAACGGCATTCCATACGATTACACAAGCCGATATGATTAAAGGCTTTGTATCTAACATTGCGAAAGCAGAAGGTAAGGATCCGAAAGATAATCCAGTTACTGGCGAATCTACTTCCGGTAATACGCCAAATCCTGGGGATCCTACAGATCCAAATTGTGCAGACTGTACAATCACCCCATTACCTTGGGTGCCAATCGAAGCAGTGGTCGATACGCCGCCGGCGATTAACGGTAAGGACGGTGGTCAAACACCAAATGTACTGGATAATGATAAATTGAATAACAAACCAGTTGATCCGAAGGATGTTGTGATTACGGTAGAGAAACCTGCAGATCCAAAAACACCTGGGGTTCCTGTTCCTACGTTAGATCCTAAAACTGGTGTCGTTACAGTAGGTCCAGAGACACCAGCAGGCGAGTACGAGATTACCTATAAAATCTGTGAGGTATTGAATCCGAACAACTGTTCTACGACTACAGTTACTATTGTTGTAGAAGCACCTCTAATCGAAGCAGTGGTAGATACGCCACCAGCAATCAATGGTAAGGATGGCGGTAAGACCCCTAATGTACTGGACAACGATAAATTGAACAACACGCCAGTTGATCCGAAGGATGTTGTGATTACGGTAGAGAAACCGGCAGATCCAAAAACACCTGGGGCTCCTGTTCCTACGTTAGATCCTAAAACAGGTGTCGTTACAGTAGATCCAGAGACACCAGCAGGCGAGTACGAGATTACGTACAAGATCTGTGAGGTATTGAATCCAAACAATTGTTCTACGACTACAGTTACGATTGTGGTAGATGCACCTCCGATCGAAGCAGTGGTCGATACACCTCCTGCGATCAACGGTAAGGACGGTGGTCAGACACCAAACGTACTGGACAATGATAAATTGAATAACAAACCGGTCGATCCGAAGGATGTGGTTGTTACGGTAGAGAAACCTGCAGATCCAAAAACACCAGGGGCAGCAGTTCCTACACTAGATCCTAAAACAGGTATCGTAACGGTTGCACCGGGTACACCAGCAGGCGAATACGAGATTACATACAAGATCTGTGAGGTATTGAATCCGAACAACTGTTCGACGACTACGGTAAGTATCGTTGTGGAAGCAGCACCGATCGAGGCAGTGGTCGATACGCCGCCGGCGATCAACGGTAAGGACGGTGGTCAAACACCAAACGTACTGGACAATGATAAATTGAACAACAAACCGGTCGATCCGAAGGATGTGGTTGTAACGGTAGAGAAACCAGCCGATCCAAAAACACCAGGGGCAGCAGTTCCTACATTGGACCCGAGCACGGGTATCGTAACGGTTGCACCGGGTACACCAGCGGGCGAGTACGAGATTACGTACAAGATCTGTGAGGTATTGAATCCGAACAACTGTTCGACGACTACCGTAACTATCGTTGTGGAAGCAGCACCGATCGAGGCAGTGGTCGATACGCCACCAGCGATTAACGGCAAAGATGGCGGTCAGACACCTAGTGTATTGGATAATGATAAGTTAAATGGTAAACCTGTAAATCCTAAAGATGTGGTACTGACACCAGGTGTATCACCTGAAAATGGCATCGTGATGAATCCAGATGGGACCATTACTGTAGGTCCAGAGACACCAGCAGGAACGTATGAATATCCATATACGATCTGTGAGGTGTTGAACCCGAAAAATTGTAATAGTACAACGGTCACTATAGTCGTAGAAGCACCAGCTATGGAGGCGAATGATGATAATTTTGAAGTAGAGTGGAATAAGAAGACTGTAACTGTGACGGAGAGTGTACTCACCAACGATCGTTATAATAAAGGTGCTGTAAATTTAGAAGAAGTGACCTTGAAACCTGGCGTGCCATCACATAGTGGGTTGAATATGAATCCAGATGGAACGATTAACATTGCGGCGGGTACTCGACCAGGTACGTACGAGTATCCTTACACCATTTGTGATAAATTGAATCCGGATGTTTGTAAGGATGCGATTGCAACAATTGTCATTACTTCTGAGCTTCATATTCCAAATATCTTTACACCAAATGGGGATGGGTATAACGAAAAATTCGAAATTATCGGTAGCGAGGGTTTTGATCGTATTTCGGTGACAATTGTCAATAGATGGGGTAATGAGGTGTATCGTAATGCTAATTACAATAATAATTGGGCAGGGGAAGGTCTAAATGACGGCACCTATTACTACATTATTGAAACTACAAAAGGAAGTGCGCAACAAGTTCACAAAGGTTGGGTACTGATCAAACGCAATTAA
- a CDS encoding PorP/SprF family type IX secretion system membrane protein has protein sequence MKYARYAAMTVLVVMGVLKAGAQQSIQFTQYIFNSMSVNPAYAGYKEEWFAQVGLRSQWAGWEGAPKTGTVSIDGVLDPTSKRHGVGLNVTADKLGAQGATSIYGNYAFRLQLDAEDTHRLSLGVAGGVSQYSLDGNKLDPNDYGDQVIPQGKISDWVPDIRLGAYYYNPRWYAGVSVQDLFSGTNSGSDYRFNKNTSENLYRTVSGYLIAGALFELDKGLHFRPSILLKEDFKGPTALDVNAMFVFNGKFWIGAGYRTRAKIFNREYQDRTVDKLNAANAITGIAQFYATERLRIGYSYDAMINKMSGLQNGSHEITLGITFGNRGASQYLSPRFF, from the coding sequence ATGAAATACGCAAGATATGCAGCAATGACTGTGCTGGTCGTGATGGGAGTTTTGAAGGCAGGTGCTCAACAGAGTATCCAATTCACCCAATATATCTTTAACTCTATGAGTGTCAATCCTGCTTATGCCGGGTATAAGGAAGAATGGTTTGCGCAAGTGGGATTGCGCAGCCAATGGGCCGGGTGGGAAGGAGCTCCTAAAACAGGCACGGTGTCCATTGATGGTGTGCTCGATCCTACGAGCAAACGCCATGGTGTGGGACTTAATGTCACTGCCGACAAACTGGGAGCCCAAGGCGCAACTTCAATCTACGGAAATTATGCTTTTCGATTACAGCTTGATGCGGAAGATACGCACCGGCTCAGTTTAGGAGTAGCTGGTGGAGTCTCTCAATACAGTCTAGATGGAAATAAATTGGATCCCAACGATTATGGAGATCAGGTCATTCCTCAAGGGAAAATATCAGATTGGGTACCGGATATTAGACTCGGAGCTTATTATTATAATCCGCGTTGGTATGCAGGGGTTTCTGTGCAAGATCTTTTCAGCGGTACGAACTCTGGGTCGGACTATCGTTTTAATAAGAATACCAGTGAGAATCTTTATCGCACTGTTAGCGGCTACTTAATTGCGGGGGCATTGTTCGAATTGGATAAAGGATTACATTTTAGACCAAGTATCTTACTCAAAGAGGATTTTAAAGGACCAACAGCATTAGATGTAAATGCCATGTTTGTTTTTAATGGAAAATTTTGGATAGGAGCTGGATATCGAACAAGAGCGAAAATATTTAATCGTGAATATCAAGATCGAACGGTTGATAAACTTAACGCAGCCAATGCGATAACAGGTATCGCACAATTCTATGCTACCGAACGTTTACGTATCGGCTATTCATATGACGCGATGATTAATAAAATGAGTGGCCTACAGAATGGTTCGCACGAGATTACTTTGGGAATTACCTTTGGAAACAGAGGGGCAAGTCAGTACTTAAGTCCTAGATTTTTCTAA
- a CDS encoding OmpA family protein, with amino-acid sequence MRPKYLIILSLTIAGLLIGQSMLQGQEQLGLRSKADKLFYQFEYYSASRIYEKLVDVKKPKSADMERLAMCYLQINEYSLARNWYSRVVDTGQVTAESLINYADVLKKLGYYTEAKKQYAAYAQRSKTPEAVALALQGCDSALLWMANPTHHKLKNEDGVNTRLSDFGTFSTGDNVLYVGESATGVATAGLTGRSYLRVFSSNVGADGMTLQSPYMVTENFNEAAYHVGPIVSSKDGNTLYVTRTYPGKDTEKHRSGPYRFKKHNLEIKIYQKDNTGWKDVDFPYNDIKKYSVGHAALSENGQILYFASDMPGGLGGVDIWYCEMQANGNWGVPVNAGDVINSVGDEMFPSVFGDVLYYSSNGFAGMGGLDIFSAKGSKSNFSNRTNLRFPINSASDDFGFIEIGDDEKGKHGYLSSNRMGGLGLDDIYSYTFVKPKITILLEGLTRNRSTQEILSDVQVTLFDSSGKIVSNKLTATDGQFAFELEPKMAYRLMGEKVKFHGDSINISALNPSKDTVIRVELALQPIFETGTVFVLENIYYDLDKYNIRPDAQPILNQLVNTMRDNPTLKIELSSHTDSRATAKYNLKLSQNRAQSAVDYIVSRGIARDRIVAKGYGESKLVNRCADNVKCSEAEHQANRRTEVKVLVY; translated from the coding sequence ATGAGACCAAAATACCTTATAATATTATCGCTGACAATAGCTGGGCTATTAATCGGGCAAAGCATGCTACAAGGTCAGGAACAATTGGGTCTGAGATCCAAAGCAGATAAATTGTTTTATCAATTTGAGTATTATTCTGCCAGTCGTATCTATGAAAAATTAGTTGATGTAAAGAAGCCGAAATCTGCTGATATGGAACGCTTGGCTATGTGTTATCTTCAAATCAATGAATATAGTCTTGCTCGTAATTGGTATTCAAGAGTTGTGGACACGGGGCAAGTTACTGCTGAGTCGCTGATTAACTATGCTGATGTATTAAAAAAGTTGGGCTATTATACAGAGGCAAAAAAACAGTATGCTGCATACGCTCAAAGGTCGAAGACACCTGAAGCTGTTGCTTTAGCATTGCAAGGCTGCGATTCGGCTTTGTTATGGATGGCTAATCCAACACACCACAAACTTAAAAATGAAGATGGCGTCAATACTCGGTTATCTGATTTTGGAACCTTCAGCACAGGAGATAATGTCCTGTATGTGGGCGAATCGGCTACAGGAGTGGCTACTGCAGGACTAACGGGAAGAAGCTACTTACGTGTATTTTCAAGTAATGTTGGAGCCGATGGGATGACGTTGCAATCACCTTATATGGTAACGGAAAATTTCAATGAAGCAGCCTATCACGTGGGTCCTATTGTCAGCTCAAAGGATGGCAATACTCTTTATGTCACGCGGACATACCCCGGCAAAGATACAGAGAAACACCGCTCAGGGCCATATCGTTTCAAGAAGCATAATCTGGAGATAAAGATATACCAAAAGGATAATACAGGATGGAAAGATGTCGATTTTCCCTATAACGATATTAAGAAGTATTCAGTAGGTCATGCCGCATTGAGCGAAAATGGTCAGATACTTTATTTTGCTTCGGATATGCCTGGGGGGCTTGGGGGAGTAGATATTTGGTATTGTGAAATGCAAGCTAATGGCAATTGGGGGGTACCTGTGAATGCAGGAGATGTTATAAACTCTGTTGGAGACGAGATGTTTCCTTCGGTATTCGGCGATGTATTATATTATTCGAGCAATGGATTTGCTGGAATGGGAGGGTTAGATATATTTTCTGCGAAAGGTAGTAAGTCTAATTTTTCCAATAGAACAAATTTAAGATTTCCAATAAACTCAGCGTCTGACGATTTTGGGTTCATAGAGATTGGGGATGATGAAAAAGGTAAACACGGTTATCTATCATCTAATCGAATGGGCGGATTAGGACTGGACGATATTTATTCTTATACTTTTGTAAAACCTAAGATTACCATTCTATTGGAAGGATTGACGAGAAATAGAAGCACACAGGAAATCCTTTCCGACGTACAGGTAACTTTGTTTGATTCGAGTGGAAAAATAGTATCCAATAAGCTTACTGCCACAGATGGACAATTTGCCTTTGAACTAGAGCCTAAGATGGCATATAGACTGATGGGGGAGAAGGTCAAATTTCATGGTGATTCTATAAATATTTCGGCGCTGAACCCTTCAAAGGATACGGTAATTAGAGTAGAACTAGCTTTACAACCTATTTTTGAAACGGGGACAGTATTTGTTTTGGAAAATATCTATTACGATTTGGATAAGTACAATATTCGTCCAGATGCACAACCCATATTGAATCAATTGGTGAATACTATGCGTGACAATCCAACGTTAAAAATAGAACTATCTAGTCATACAGATAGCCGCGCTACTGCTAAGTATAACTTGAAATTGTCTCAAAATCGAGCTCAATCGGCGGTGGATTATATCGTAAGTAGGGGCATCGCTCGAGATCGGATCGTTGCCAAAGGATATGGTGAGTCCAAGCTCGTAAATCGCTGTGCGGACAATGTCAAATGTTCTGAAGCTGAACACCAGGCTAATCGAAGAACGGAAGTGAAAGTACTGGTATATTAA
- a CDS encoding cold-shock protein, which yields MAQTQQKKENQKKKLEKRKSKEQKREFKKTHNSKGKSLEDMFVYVDEFGNLSNTPPTQKYEFKASDLERPVVEDEFSFGKVSFFNEQGQYGFIRNNETRENVYFNLKLVGFPLRVDQKVKFKYQSSKQGLQVTTVEIVQ from the coding sequence ATGGCACAAACACAGCAAAAAAAAGAAAATCAAAAGAAAAAATTAGAAAAAAGAAAATCGAAAGAACAAAAGAGAGAATTCAAGAAAACACACAATTCTAAAGGAAAATCTTTGGAAGATATGTTTGTATATGTAGATGAGTTCGGTAACTTGTCCAACACCCCACCTACACAGAAATACGAATTTAAAGCATCTGATCTAGAAAGACCAGTTGTAGAGGACGAGTTTTCGTTCGGAAAGGTTTCGTTCTTTAATGAACAAGGTCAGTATGGGTTTATCAGAAATAACGAGACTAGAGAAAACGTATATTTTAACCTTAAACTCGTAGGATTCCCGTTGAGAGTGGATCAAAAAGTTAAATTTAAATACCAGTCTTCAAAGCAGGGACTACAAGTGACTACTGTTGAAATCGTGCAATAG